A single genomic interval of Spirosoma linguale DSM 74 harbors:
- a CDS encoding Rhs element Vgr protein (TIGRFAM: Rhs element Vgr protein~PFAM: Rhs element Vgr protein~KEGG: dar:Daro_3609 rhs element Vgr protein), whose product MPVYSPVVETTLLIEGKKIPTFHSITLQQSIHTTHEFRVVFEHESVDELVVLFSDQPEKLNRKSIELTVKAAGEGPPLQFKGVITQTELKQQDDGYWGQMIISGHGHCESLLTIAGTQTFTDLSITDIVNKCLSSYTQVKNVSGSVKPAKLPFCVRYTESVWHFIKRLAYDFGAWFYYDGSVLRFTTSPGTTSTLNLTFGANLTHFRTGVRAVPAYFKQYDYLAEEDKRLESEAAKDKTPYDKPETSGVITPHPAQTAADMPDYRDSRHASLTAEEKYMEGQARVPGLFPGSKIVVKDSERGKGGQSAPYLVTDIVHYVSGVGEYTNRFRAIPADVAAMPVRKLVRPLAQTQIGQVTDIKDPKGMGRVKVRLLWMSGSESTPFIRMTQPHFGVHTDNKKTRGFQFVPTIGDQVMVGFEYNNPERPFVIGALPHGKNSGMDTSKPDEEKHISVGSGSTLTFIEKPSVKEIHLQVDEKNFVKISVPSAGGDITINSSKNIVVKATAKVTIEAPEIVLSGNTITLDAKQAVNIKGTQVKVEASAQMNIKGAMTDVEGSGTLNVKSSGMTAIKGSMVMIN is encoded by the coding sequence ATGCCAGTTTACTCTCCTGTTGTCGAAACGACCCTGCTCATCGAGGGAAAAAAAATTCCAACGTTCCACTCCATAACCTTACAGCAGTCTATTCATACCACACATGAATTCCGGGTTGTTTTTGAACATGAGTCCGTTGACGAATTAGTGGTGCTGTTCTCCGATCAACCTGAAAAATTGAATCGAAAATCAATAGAGCTTACCGTCAAAGCAGCTGGTGAGGGGCCTCCGCTGCAGTTTAAGGGCGTGATTACCCAAACCGAATTAAAACAGCAGGATGATGGCTACTGGGGGCAAATGATCATAAGCGGACACGGTCATTGTGAATCCCTGCTGACGATAGCCGGTACCCAGACGTTCACCGATTTATCGATAACCGATATTGTAAATAAATGCCTGAGTAGCTACACGCAGGTGAAAAATGTGTCTGGCAGCGTAAAACCCGCCAAGCTACCGTTTTGTGTTCGCTATACAGAGTCGGTCTGGCACTTCATAAAGCGGCTGGCATACGATTTTGGGGCCTGGTTCTATTACGATGGGTCAGTACTTCGATTCACGACCAGCCCGGGTACAACTTCTACGTTAAACCTGACCTTTGGCGCCAATTTAACGCACTTTCGCACGGGCGTCCGAGCGGTACCCGCTTACTTTAAACAGTACGACTATTTAGCCGAAGAAGACAAACGGCTGGAATCGGAAGCAGCCAAAGACAAAACTCCTTATGACAAGCCGGAAACGAGTGGTGTCATTACGCCCCATCCGGCCCAGACAGCTGCCGATATGCCCGATTACCGCGACAGTCGCCATGCTTCCCTAACCGCCGAAGAAAAATATATGGAAGGGCAAGCTCGGGTTCCGGGCCTGTTTCCGGGCAGTAAAATCGTGGTTAAGGATTCTGAAAGAGGAAAAGGCGGGCAATCAGCCCCTTACCTCGTCACCGACATTGTTCACTACGTAAGTGGTGTTGGCGAGTACACAAACAGGTTTCGGGCCATTCCGGCCGATGTAGCCGCTATGCCCGTGCGCAAATTGGTTCGCCCGCTGGCCCAAACGCAGATTGGTCAGGTTACTGACATTAAAGACCCCAAAGGCATGGGGCGGGTAAAGGTAAGGCTGCTTTGGATGAGTGGCTCGGAATCGACCCCCTTTATCCGGATGACTCAGCCGCACTTCGGGGTTCATACGGATAACAAAAAAACGCGCGGCTTTCAATTTGTGCCAACCATTGGCGACCAGGTCATGGTCGGCTTTGAGTACAACAACCCCGAACGTCCCTTTGTGATTGGCGCCTTACCCCACGGTAAAAACAGTGGTATGGACACCAGTAAGCCCGATGAAGAAAAGCACATCAGCGTAGGAAGTGGCAGTACGCTGACGTTTATTGAAAAACCCAGCGTGAAAGAAATTCATCTGCAAGTCGATGAAAAGAACTTCGTCAAGATCTCCGTACCGAGTGCGGGTGGTGATATAACGATCAACTCTTCGAAAAATATTGTTGTCAAAGCCACCGCGAAAGTGACCATCGAAGCTCCCGAAATCGTGTTATCCGGAAACACCATTACCTTAGATGCCAAACAGGCGGTCAATATTAAAGGCACACAGGTTAAAGTAGAAGCATCAGCCCAGATGAACATCAAAGGAGCCATGACCGATGTGGAAGGGTCGGGTACGCTAAACGTCAAAAGCTCAGGCATGACAGCCATTAAAGGATCAATGGTTATGATTAATTAG
- a CDS encoding Tetratricopeptide repeat protein (SMART: Tetratricopeptide repeat~KEGG: hch:HCH_03531 TPR repeat-containing protein), whose amino-acid sequence MNPLSQRISVLERLWQEFRRLPDARLCRWLFVPDEHWFLTLFLQKQTGPQAVSNDIFITLDTPVQHWQTFFEQALADLSEQVGHDLLLLADQNIRIQWPPEANGVKQDPITRFISSVNLLDTRLRTYTDGLLVLCLLPQATASNIVLDQMLTALLMGGLSPTVRILITDTVGAEQLATLPGRFRKEVCSNPINLQLQKVIHQVAALGSPMAPDVKFRQWHAELSTALTQRNLPDVLYFARKCELICQQERWAALEGSVHLSVAQAYKDHRRHEDALDRYKRVIDQMEPLYDAGDALAGRISLVAWLGAGEIYETTRQRQRAINEYELASNRAEHLKEWLLAIESHRRLALAYEQHGRSRLSEEHYLRLFTLAEHLPPEQHAVARLPEIGRQYWQRQQTPDKRRKADELLTQLLGNRRW is encoded by the coding sequence ATGAATCCGCTAAGCCAGCGTATATCTGTTCTTGAACGGCTTTGGCAGGAATTCCGACGGCTGCCCGATGCCCGCCTGTGCCGTTGGTTATTTGTCCCCGACGAACACTGGTTTCTGACTTTGTTTCTGCAAAAACAGACCGGCCCGCAGGCGGTCTCCAACGATATTTTCATCACCCTCGATACACCCGTTCAGCACTGGCAGACCTTTTTCGAACAGGCACTGGCCGACCTTTCTGAACAGGTCGGCCACGATCTGCTCCTGCTGGCCGATCAGAACATTCGCATCCAGTGGCCCCCCGAAGCCAACGGGGTAAAGCAGGACCCGATCACCCGCTTTATCTCGTCTGTCAATCTGCTGGACACCCGGCTGCGTACCTATACCGATGGTCTGCTGGTGTTATGCCTGCTGCCCCAGGCCACGGCCAGCAACATAGTGCTGGACCAGATGCTGACGGCCCTGCTGATGGGTGGCCTTTCGCCAACGGTTCGCATCCTGATTACGGATACCGTCGGTGCCGAACAACTGGCCACGTTACCCGGCCGGTTTCGAAAAGAGGTCTGCTCAAACCCCATTAATCTCCAGCTTCAGAAGGTCATTCACCAGGTAGCCGCGCTCGGTTCGCCTATGGCACCCGACGTGAAGTTCCGGCAGTGGCATGCCGAGCTGAGCACCGCCCTTACCCAGCGAAATTTGCCGGATGTACTGTATTTTGCTCGCAAGTGTGAGCTGATCTGCCAGCAGGAACGCTGGGCAGCTCTTGAGGGTAGCGTTCACTTGTCTGTCGCCCAGGCCTATAAAGATCACCGACGGCACGAGGACGCACTGGATCGCTACAAACGGGTGATTGACCAAATGGAGCCTCTGTACGACGCGGGCGATGCGCTCGCCGGTCGAATCAGTCTGGTGGCCTGGCTGGGGGCTGGTGAGATCTATGAAACCACCCGACAGCGGCAACGGGCTATTAATGAGTATGAACTGGCCAGTAATAGGGCCGAACATCTGAAAGAGTGGTTACTGGCAATCGAGAGTCATCGTAGGCTGGCTCTGGCCTATGAACAGCATGGCCGGAGCCGCCTGTCCGAAGAGCATTACCTACGGCTGTTTACACTGGCCGAACACCTACCGCCCGAACAGCACGCGGTAGCCCGTTTGCCAGAGATAGGCAGACAGTACTGGCAGCGACAGCAAACGCCAGACAAAAGGCGAAAAGCCGATGAGTTATTAACCCAACTCCTCGGAAACAGACGGTGGTAA
- a CDS encoding Rhs family protein-like protein (KEGG: hch:HCH_03533 rhs family protein), with product MESPAFRSGLRRLLYPAINGASPAGEENPEQLALLLNRLALTPDDCQVLPWERRTFNGRFVDVASGEVLVEEVDVEIPGPVPFRWKRFYRSHKSTTGSLGGGWRHAYDFALLEDQVSGRVVVRLPDNRGILFPQLAKGEQYLNRAEKLQLNHDDHGYRLRGADGLGYRFARNPGDSLYRLMAVDSPHFPHRLQFSYTRAGHLRRISDDFQRVIDVTTDPQGTIIRLTITAPDQLLKEFTLVAYGYDETHNLTDVHVAGSRTAQYSYRQNRLVRLTDRFNQNTFFTYEKIDNTYRCNTLKWSGSPISLRFDYLSDEGRTLVTDSADRVRQYTHEAGAVQRFISEGGQQRVWLFNEHGELESEQDTLGNTTFYTYDPKGNRIEIDWPDGGQMRMRYNDDGQLLELVDRVNGVWLWSYTETGQLLSCLNPVGAETTFSYNRDGWLRERRNLREGWTRWAYDPYGYPVEVTTETGRKTTLSFNALGQLINSNPDPSTATKPVPANEPKAVSEYQPVYTNDGKLIELRSKDKLSWRFVRDTAGRVRDYCRPDGRSTRFHYDAAGRMTEVLFSDGSWHHYTYRPDGWLMEASTPTTLVQFERDPLGKIITETAGNTVVETVYDKAGNRINLQSSAQATAAYTYDNRSLLTRQQHGPWQLEFTHDRQGRLAECLMPGSLRSRWQYDQGPLPTSHQLFWGSRLQAARSQTYQWQQNQVTRLQDSRFGTATLLYDSANEPIEAVGSAGAGWVDRWLPQRSRYQQVLLKPAARASEVGWQLILAGPARFYYDPEGYLREKQIAGKVWQFVWHESGCLHQVICPDGSVVAFEYDALGRRIQKTVNDYKVCWAWDGNRLLHEWHERTGSEPVQLTWYTARGAEATMLQVGKNSYSVVCNYLGQPLSMHDEQGDPVWEWRWCLFGKKRSLTGPQRWHTFLGYGQFDDQEAGLVYNNFRYFDSETGLPISPEYSSPAGWVRSGWEPPHAPESFLSAGRYIQVY from the coding sequence ATGGAATCACCCGCGTTTCGGTCCGGTTTACGACGGTTACTTTACCCGGCCATTAACGGTGCGTCGCCTGCTGGTGAAGAAAACCCGGAACAGCTTGCCCTACTGCTGAATCGACTGGCCTTAACGCCCGACGATTGCCAGGTGCTGCCCTGGGAACGACGGACGTTCAATGGTCGCTTTGTCGATGTGGCATCGGGAGAAGTGCTGGTTGAGGAAGTCGACGTAGAGATTCCGGGGCCTGTTCCCTTCCGATGGAAACGGTTTTACCGCTCCCATAAATCAACAACCGGCTCTTTGGGTGGCGGGTGGCGTCACGCCTACGATTTTGCCCTGCTGGAAGACCAGGTCAGCGGTCGGGTGGTGGTCCGGTTGCCCGATAATCGGGGTATACTGTTTCCACAACTGGCCAAAGGTGAGCAATATCTGAACCGAGCCGAAAAGCTTCAGCTTAACCACGACGATCACGGCTACCGGCTCCGGGGAGCCGACGGGCTGGGCTACCGTTTTGCCCGAAATCCGGGCGACAGTCTTTATCGGCTGATGGCGGTCGATAGCCCTCACTTTCCCCACCGTCTTCAGTTCAGTTATACCCGTGCGGGACATTTACGGCGCATAAGCGATGATTTTCAGCGCGTGATCGATGTAACTACCGATCCGCAGGGAACTATCATACGGCTGACCATCACGGCCCCCGACCAGTTACTTAAAGAGTTTACGTTGGTAGCCTACGGGTACGACGAAACCCATAACCTGACCGATGTGCATGTGGCGGGTAGCCGTACGGCTCAATACAGTTATCGCCAGAATCGACTCGTCCGGCTAACGGACCGTTTCAACCAAAATACATTTTTCACCTACGAAAAAATCGACAATACTTACCGGTGCAACACGCTGAAATGGAGCGGAAGCCCGATTTCACTCCGCTTTGATTACCTGTCCGATGAAGGGCGAACGCTGGTTACGGACTCCGCCGACCGGGTCAGGCAATACACGCACGAAGCCGGAGCCGTTCAGCGGTTTATCAGCGAAGGGGGGCAACAACGTGTTTGGCTCTTTAACGAACACGGCGAACTGGAGAGTGAGCAGGATACGCTTGGTAACACCACGTTCTATACCTACGACCCAAAAGGCAATAGGATAGAGATAGATTGGCCAGACGGTGGACAGATGCGGATGCGCTATAACGACGACGGCCAGTTACTGGAACTGGTAGACCGGGTCAATGGCGTGTGGCTGTGGTCGTATACCGAAACCGGGCAACTCCTATCCTGCCTGAATCCGGTTGGTGCCGAAACGACCTTTAGCTATAACCGGGACGGCTGGCTTCGCGAACGCAGAAACTTAAGAGAAGGCTGGACCCGCTGGGCTTACGATCCGTACGGTTACCCGGTAGAGGTAACAACGGAAACCGGCCGAAAAACGACATTATCGTTCAACGCCCTGGGGCAATTAATAAACTCGAACCCCGACCCGAGCACGGCAACCAAACCCGTACCCGCAAACGAGCCGAAAGCCGTTTCTGAATACCAGCCGGTTTACACAAACGACGGTAAACTCATTGAGCTTCGGAGCAAAGATAAACTCAGTTGGCGGTTCGTCCGGGATACCGCCGGGAGAGTGCGTGACTATTGCCGACCCGATGGCCGTTCAACCCGTTTTCACTACGATGCTGCCGGGCGTATGACCGAAGTACTGTTCTCCGACGGAAGCTGGCACCATTATACCTATCGCCCGGATGGCTGGCTGATGGAAGCCAGCACACCCACCACCCTGGTTCAGTTCGAGCGCGATCCGCTGGGGAAAATCATTACCGAAACAGCGGGTAATACCGTGGTGGAAACGGTGTACGACAAGGCCGGTAACCGAATAAATCTGCAATCGTCAGCCCAGGCTACTGCGGCCTACACTTATGACAACCGCAGCCTACTGACCCGGCAACAACACGGACCGTGGCAACTCGAATTTACCCACGACCGCCAGGGGCGTTTGGCAGAGTGCCTTATGCCCGGCAGTTTGCGCAGTCGCTGGCAGTATGACCAGGGGCCATTGCCAACCAGTCATCAGCTCTTTTGGGGAAGCCGTCTGCAGGCCGCCCGTTCGCAAACCTACCAATGGCAGCAGAACCAAGTCACCCGGCTACAGGATTCGCGTTTCGGCACGGCCACGCTGCTTTATGATTCAGCCAATGAACCGATAGAGGCCGTCGGCTCTGCCGGTGCCGGATGGGTCGACCGCTGGCTTCCGCAGCGGTCGCGCTATCAGCAGGTGTTACTGAAGCCAGCCGCCAGAGCCAGTGAAGTCGGCTGGCAGCTCATTCTGGCGGGACCGGCCCGATTTTATTACGATCCTGAGGGGTATCTGCGCGAAAAACAGATTGCCGGAAAGGTGTGGCAGTTCGTGTGGCATGAATCAGGCTGTTTACATCAGGTCATCTGTCCGGATGGCAGCGTGGTTGCGTTCGAATACGATGCCCTCGGGCGTCGCATCCAGAAAACTGTCAACGATTACAAGGTCTGCTGGGCGTGGGACGGCAACCGACTGCTGCACGAATGGCATGAGCGCACGGGCAGCGAACCGGTTCAACTTACCTGGTATACGGCGCGGGGAGCCGAAGCCACCATGCTTCAGGTGGGTAAAAACAGCTATAGCGTGGTCTGTAACTACCTGGGACAACCCCTGTCCATGCATGATGAGCAGGGCGATCCGGTATGGGAATGGCGCTGGTGTCTGTTCGGCAAAAAGCGCAGCCTAACCGGCCCCCAACGCTGGCATACCTTTCTGGGATATGGGCAGTTTGACGATCAGGAAGCCGGGTTAGTGTACAACAACTTCAGGTATTTCGACAGTGAAACCGGGCTGCCTATCAGTCCAGAATATTCCAGCCCCGCCGGCTGGGTGCGATCTGGATGGGAGCCTCCTCATGCACCAGAATCGTTTCTTTCCGCTGGCCGATATATTCAAGTGTACTGA
- a CDS encoding PAAR repeat-containing protein (PFAM: PAAR repeat-containing protein~KEGG: cja:CJA_3676 PaaR motif family) yields MPPAARLTDMHTCPMTTGPVPHVGGPIVGPGCPTVMIGGLPAARVGDSLVCVGPPDTIVKGSATVLIGGAPAARIGDSTGHGGTIVLGFPTVMING; encoded by the coding sequence ATGCCTCCAGCCGCCCGTTTAACCGATATGCACACCTGTCCGATGACGACGGGGCCCGTACCGCATGTGGGCGGCCCCATAGTGGGGCCCGGTTGCCCGACGGTGATGATCGGGGGCTTGCCAGCTGCTCGTGTTGGCGATTCACTGGTGTGCGTCGGACCACCCGATACAATCGTTAAAGGCTCTGCAACGGTACTTATTGGTGGGGCACCGGCAGCCCGAATTGGTGATTCGACCGGCCATGGCGGTACTATTGTGCTCGGTTTTCCAACCGTTATGATTAATGGTTGA